A genomic stretch from Shewanella woodyi ATCC 51908 includes:
- a CDS encoding isoaspartyl peptidase/L-asparaginase family protein has product MDHKIKITGLLLAILSSSTQVVADEKPFSIAIHGGAGTISKASLTPEQEQAYRDKLSQAVNAGYSILEKGGDSLVAIKAAINVLEDSPLFNAGVGAVYTFDGQHEMDASIMDGKTMNAGAVAGVKHIKNPINLADAVMNKSPHVMLSGAGAEEFALTQGFQLVPVAHFDTDKRYNQLIDAKEKIKTAETAKDYQAANHLMGRDYLDLDYKFGTVGAVALDQSGNLAAGTSTGGMTAKRFGRIGDSPVIGAGTYAENGVCAVSATGHGEYFIRYHVAGDICAKVKYQQKSIIQAADEVINQRLITAGGTGGVIALDQRGNIATPFNTEGMYRATRKNGEPVQVMIWRDK; this is encoded by the coding sequence ATGGATCACAAGATTAAAATTACTGGCCTACTGTTGGCTATTTTATCGTCATCAACTCAAGTTGTTGCCGATGAAAAGCCTTTCTCTATTGCGATACATGGTGGAGCGGGCACCATCTCAAAGGCTAGCTTGACGCCAGAGCAGGAGCAAGCTTATCGGGACAAGCTTTCACAAGCTGTCAATGCTGGTTACAGCATATTAGAAAAGGGTGGAGATAGTCTTGTGGCCATTAAGGCTGCAATTAATGTGCTCGAGGACAGTCCACTCTTCAATGCTGGTGTTGGCGCTGTGTATACCTTCGATGGTCAACATGAGATGGATGCTTCCATTATGGATGGTAAGACCATGAATGCGGGCGCGGTTGCTGGGGTTAAACATATTAAAAACCCGATCAATTTGGCCGATGCGGTGATGAATAAGTCGCCTCATGTCATGTTATCTGGTGCTGGGGCTGAGGAGTTCGCACTCACGCAAGGGTTCCAGTTAGTTCCTGTGGCTCACTTTGATACTGACAAGCGTTATAATCAACTTATCGATGCCAAAGAGAAGATAAAAACTGCTGAGACGGCAAAAGATTACCAAGCCGCTAACCACTTGATGGGACGTGATTATCTGGATCTGGATTATAAATTCGGTACTGTTGGCGCGGTAGCCTTAGATCAAAGTGGCAATCTGGCCGCTGGCACCTCGACAGGGGGGATGACGGCCAAACGTTTTGGCCGTATCGGTGATTCGCCTGTGATAGGCGCTGGTACCTACGCAGAAAATGGTGTGTGCGCTGTATCAGCCACTGGTCATGGTGAGTATTTTATTCGCTATCATGTGGCGGGAGATATCTGCGCTAAGGTCAAGTATCAGCAAAAGTCTATTATCCAAGCCGCCGATGAAGTGATTAACCAGCGTCTTATTACCGCTGGTGGCACGGGTGGTGTGATTGCACTTGATCAAAGGGGCAATATTGCTACGCCGTTTAATACTGAGGGGATGTACCGTGCGACCCGTAAAAATGGCGAACCTGTACAAGTGATGATTTGGCGAGATAAGTAG
- the hrpA gene encoding ATP-dependent RNA helicase HrpA has product MSSQQHPLSNAYLNLCYQADASRIKRRLYRLNKEVDSDKKRANLEKLESQAVEAFEKVEKRRQARPEISYPEGLPISQKREEIARAIAGNQVVIIAGETGSGKTTQLPKICLELGLGCRGLIGHTQPRRLAARSVATRVADELNSPLGEAVGFKVRFADAINNDSYIKLMTDGILLAELSNDKFLDQYDTIIIDEAHERSLNIDFILGYLKSVLKRRPDLKVIITSATIDLDKFSQHFGDAPIIEVSGRTYPVETRFRPLVRDSDEDLDLTEGIFEAVDELTKEGPGDILIFMNGEREIRDVADQLNRRQYRDTEILPLYARLSYGEQSKVFKSHVGRRIVLATNVAETSLTVPGIRYVIDPGTARISRYSYRTKVQRLPIEPISQASANQRQGRCGRVAPGICIRLYGEDDFINRPEFTDPEILRTNLASVILKMLSIGLGDIGSFPFIQPPDQRYIQDGTLLLEELEAVTKSKGRLALTGLGRQLATIPVDPRLARMVIQANQNGCLHEALVITSALSIQDPRERPMDKKQASDEAHKKHSDKDSDFVSYVNLWDHIKSLQKQHSSSQFRKQCKKEFLAYLRVREWQDLYTQLKQAVHDLKWRLNSEPADYELLHKSLLTGLLSHVGFKDKDNEYLGARNRKFFVFPGSPLAKKGPKWIMAAELTETSRLFARCCAKIQPEWIEPLAGHLIKKNYLEPHFEAKQGSVVALENQLLYGLMIVNRRKTQYGPVNPVEAREIFIRSALAEGELRTNESFFIKNRNLLQEVEALEHKSRRRDILVDEQALVDFYEPKIPEGIYNAPKFFSWWKRERKQNPDLLDFEREQLMQRGDSHISALDFPDFWHQGNLKLSVSYHFEPSADDDGVAIHVPVALLNQIEDVDFDWQVPGLREEKCIALIKSLPKSIRRNFVPAPDYAKACLQAMKPFEMSLVEAMCKQLLRMSGTRVNPEDFDQSQLTKHLLMNFKVEGDKGKLVAQGRDIEVLKASLQGQVSQAIRKVADSGIEKSELTQWSFGNLPSQFQQKKGNFEVKAFPALVDDKESVSIKLFDDENEALRSHRNGLQRLLLINMPSPVKHLQKTLPNKAKLAMYFNPFGQVQILIDDILAAAVQQLLDEKALNVRNEADFEVAKEWVRQELNPTAAKLALKVEEILTLYQKIKKRLKGKISLDIAFAMSDIQTQLDKLVYKGFVEGCGWRRLADMARYLKAVDNRLDKLPIDPNRDRLHMHSINNVQNALEEQLGKVPRSAAIPEALLDARWMIEEYRVSCFAQVLGTAYPISEKRILNRIKES; this is encoded by the coding sequence TTGAGTTCGCAACAACATCCTCTATCAAACGCTTACCTTAATCTTTGCTATCAAGCAGATGCCTCCAGAATTAAGCGTCGTCTCTATAGGCTAAATAAAGAGGTCGATTCTGATAAGAAGCGTGCAAATCTTGAAAAGCTTGAGTCACAAGCCGTTGAAGCATTTGAGAAGGTAGAGAAGCGCCGTCAAGCTCGCCCTGAGATCAGTTATCCTGAAGGTCTGCCAATTTCGCAAAAACGCGAAGAGATAGCCCGCGCCATTGCGGGTAATCAGGTGGTGATCATCGCTGGGGAAACGGGATCGGGTAAAACCACTCAGTTACCAAAAATCTGTCTCGAACTAGGTTTAGGCTGCCGTGGCCTTATTGGTCATACTCAGCCTCGACGACTCGCAGCAAGAAGTGTTGCCACCCGTGTTGCTGATGAACTTAATAGCCCTTTAGGTGAAGCCGTTGGTTTTAAAGTAAGATTTGCTGACGCCATTAATAATGATTCCTACATCAAGTTAATGACTGACGGTATTTTGTTGGCTGAGCTGTCAAATGATAAGTTTCTAGATCAATACGACACCATCATTATCGATGAAGCCCACGAACGAAGTCTAAATATCGACTTTATTTTAGGTTATCTTAAAAGTGTCCTGAAGCGTCGTCCCGATCTTAAGGTGATTATCACCTCAGCGACAATCGATCTTGATAAGTTTTCACAGCATTTTGGTGATGCACCTATTATCGAGGTGTCCGGTCGAACCTATCCGGTTGAGACTCGTTTTCGCCCCTTAGTGCGCGATAGCGATGAAGATCTTGACCTCACCGAGGGGATTTTTGAAGCGGTTGATGAGCTGACTAAAGAGGGTCCTGGGGACATTCTTATTTTTATGAACGGTGAGCGAGAGATCCGCGACGTTGCCGACCAGCTTAATCGACGTCAATACCGTGACACTGAAATTTTACCTCTCTATGCGCGCCTCTCCTATGGAGAACAGTCAAAGGTGTTTAAGAGCCACGTTGGCCGCCGAATAGTGTTAGCCACCAATGTCGCAGAAACGTCGTTAACTGTCCCTGGGATACGTTATGTTATCGATCCAGGTACAGCGCGTATCAGTCGATATAGTTATCGAACTAAGGTGCAACGTCTGCCGATTGAGCCTATCTCTCAAGCTAGTGCGAATCAAAGACAGGGTCGATGTGGCCGTGTTGCGCCCGGGATCTGTATACGTCTCTATGGGGAAGATGATTTTATTAATCGCCCTGAATTTACCGATCCTGAGATTTTACGTACTAATTTAGCGTCAGTTATCTTGAAGATGCTATCGATTGGTTTAGGTGATATTGGCTCTTTCCCTTTTATTCAGCCACCAGATCAGCGCTATATTCAAGATGGCACTCTCCTGCTTGAGGAGCTTGAGGCTGTGACTAAGAGTAAAGGACGTTTGGCGTTAACCGGCTTGGGACGCCAATTGGCCACGATCCCAGTGGATCCTCGCTTAGCACGTATGGTTATTCAGGCAAATCAAAATGGCTGTTTGCATGAAGCACTCGTCATTACCTCGGCCCTTTCTATCCAAGATCCCCGTGAGCGCCCAATGGATAAGAAGCAAGCCAGCGATGAAGCTCACAAGAAGCACAGTGATAAAGATTCAGATTTTGTCTCCTATGTGAATCTGTGGGATCACATCAAGTCACTGCAGAAACAGCACTCATCCAGTCAGTTTAGAAAACAGTGTAAGAAGGAGTTTCTTGCCTACTTGAGAGTGCGAGAGTGGCAAGACCTTTATACTCAGTTAAAGCAGGCTGTGCATGATCTAAAATGGCGTCTTAACAGTGAGCCTGCCGATTATGAACTGCTGCATAAATCACTGCTGACAGGGCTTTTAAGTCATGTTGGTTTTAAAGATAAAGACAATGAGTATTTAGGTGCTCGTAATCGAAAGTTCTTTGTGTTTCCAGGTTCCCCTTTGGCCAAGAAAGGGCCTAAGTGGATTATGGCGGCGGAGCTTACTGAGACATCCCGTCTGTTTGCCCGTTGCTGCGCCAAAATTCAGCCTGAGTGGATTGAGCCTTTAGCGGGCCATTTGATCAAGAAAAACTACCTAGAACCTCACTTTGAAGCAAAGCAGGGCAGTGTCGTTGCGTTAGAAAATCAATTGCTATATGGCTTGATGATAGTCAACAGACGTAAAACCCAATATGGCCCCGTTAACCCTGTTGAAGCGCGCGAGATATTTATTCGCAGTGCCCTTGCAGAAGGGGAGTTGCGGACAAATGAGTCGTTCTTTATTAAAAATCGCAACTTATTGCAGGAAGTTGAAGCATTAGAGCATAAGTCTCGTCGCCGTGACATCTTAGTCGATGAGCAGGCGTTGGTGGACTTCTATGAGCCTAAAATACCTGAAGGTATCTACAACGCGCCTAAGTTCTTTAGCTGGTGGAAGCGTGAGCGTAAACAGAATCCAGATCTGCTGGATTTTGAACGTGAACAGTTGATGCAGCGCGGAGATTCACATATCTCAGCTTTGGATTTCCCCGATTTTTGGCATCAAGGGAACCTAAAGCTATCGGTCAGCTACCATTTTGAACCCTCTGCTGACGATGATGGTGTTGCCATCCATGTGCCTGTAGCCCTATTAAATCAGATAGAGGATGTGGATTTTGACTGGCAGGTACCAGGTCTTAGGGAGGAGAAATGCATTGCACTTATCAAATCCTTGCCTAAATCTATCAGACGTAACTTTGTCCCTGCGCCCGATTACGCCAAAGCTTGTTTACAAGCGATGAAGCCGTTTGAGATGAGTTTAGTTGAAGCCATGTGTAAACAGCTTCTGCGCATGAGTGGAACTCGGGTTAATCCAGAGGATTTCGATCAGAGCCAGCTTACTAAACATCTTCTGATGAACTTTAAAGTAGAAGGTGACAAGGGGAAGTTAGTTGCTCAAGGCCGTGACATTGAGGTGTTAAAAGCAAGTTTACAGGGGCAAGTTTCCCAAGCTATCCGTAAAGTGGCTGATTCTGGTATCGAAAAATCTGAATTAACCCAGTGGTCCTTCGGTAACCTGCCAAGCCAGTTCCAACAAAAGAAAGGTAACTTCGAGGTTAAGGCATTTCCTGCGTTGGTTGACGATAAAGAGAGTGTTTCGATCAAATTATTTGATGATGAAAATGAAGCGCTTCGCTCCCATCGTAATGGCTTGCAACGTCTGCTGCTGATCAATATGCCATCACCGGTTAAGCACCTTCAAAAGACTTTGCCTAACAAGGCTAAACTTGCGATGTACTTTAATCCATTTGGTCAGGTGCAGATCTTAATTGATGACATACTTGCTGCTGCGGTTCAGCAACTGTTGGATGAAAAGGCATTGAATGTGCGCAATGAAGCTGACTTTGAAGTCGCCAAAGAGTGGGTTAGGCAGGAGCTTAATCCAACTGCTGCAAAATTAGCACTCAAGGTTGAAGAGATTTTAACCCTGTATCAGAAGATAAAGAAGCGACTCAAGGGCAAGATAAGTTTAGATATCGCCTTTGCCATGAGTGATATTCAGACCCAATTGGATAAGCTGGTTTATAAGGGCTTTGTTGAAGGTTGTGGTTGGCGAAGGCTGGCTGATATGGCCCGTTACCTAAAAGCGGTGGACAACCGTTTGGATAAATTGCCTATCGATCCAAACCGAGATCGTTTGCATATGCATAGCATCAATAATGTTCAAAATGCACTTGAGGAGCAACTGGGCAAGGTACCACGTTCAGCTGCAATACCTGAAGCCCTGCTAGATGCGAGATGGATGATAGAGGAGTATCGAGTCTCCTGTTTTGCCCAAGTGTTAGGCACTGCATACCCTATCTCAGAAAAACGGATATTGAACCGTATTAAAGAGAGTTAA
- a CDS encoding periplasmic nitrate reductase, NapE protein translates to MSSTASEEKSVELKVFIFLTVFLAPLLSVILVSGLGFAIWFTQIIAGPPGAG, encoded by the coding sequence ATGAGTTCCACTGCTTCAGAAGAGAAAAGTGTAGAGTTAAAAGTCTTTATCTTTCTTACCGTTTTTCTTGCTCCTTTACTATCAGTCATTTTGGTTTCCGGGTTAGGTTTTGCCATCTGGTTTACTCAAATCATTGCTGGTCCACCGGGTGCTGGATAG
- a CDS encoding CBS domain-containing protein gives MDSIKITEHMDRQPVLLTADMNLATAVDALLDRNKLGAPVVDDTGHLIGFLSQQDCMSVMLKSSYHCDLVATVSDCMRSDVLWVSPEDSILKLAEQMLGPKPKVYPVVEEGKVVGTINRTNVLNAINIYMQQCYLAPV, from the coding sequence ATGGATTCTATAAAAATTACCGAACATATGGATCGTCAACCAGTACTACTCACCGCAGATATGAACTTAGCGACTGCTGTTGATGCGCTATTAGACAGAAATAAGCTTGGAGCGCCAGTGGTGGATGATACCGGGCACTTAATCGGCTTTCTCTCTCAGCAAGATTGTATGTCTGTAATGCTTAAGAGTAGTTACCACTGTGACCTTGTGGCAACGGTGAGTGACTGCATGCGAAGTGACGTACTGTGGGTTTCGCCTGAAGACAGTATCCTAAAACTGGCTGAGCAGATGCTTGGACCTAAACCTAAGGTTTACCCTGTGGTCGAAGAGGGGAAGGTTGTTGGGACGATTAACCGCACCAATGTGCTTAATGCGATCAATATCTATATGCAGCAGTGTTATCTGGCGCCAGTATAA
- a CDS encoding GGDEF domain-containing protein, translated as MKQREVIRLNEALIVQSNAEIVKGFGWFVHFSCIFFLFIAVISLLKVDTNANRDYLQIVFGVSGAVFVISYLRIAIKKFNYDDLKLAYINLFFILFAWLLLMLGLIAVGDEFWPYVDFIAFTLLISLLTCFYPNSRFFYSGLLFICLSMVTMHLYIRNEDILMFLGSYLIVSFVLNCCRVSFAQHFYDGLASQHENTLLLSKLENLAMRDGLTGINNRKYLDDRLNIEIKRAKRCGKPLSMILLDVDHFKRYNQSVGHQAGDLCLIDIANLIQGCIQRPDDMLARYGGEEFAILLPDTGLESAVRIAKKVQTKLKEAKILHPDSPLSGWTTLSQGITVWEQGMSANIFLKQVDKALSDAKLAGRNCYVVYS; from the coding sequence ATGAAACAAAGAGAAGTGATACGTCTTAATGAAGCATTAATTGTACAATCCAACGCTGAAATAGTGAAGGGATTTGGCTGGTTTGTGCACTTTTCATGTATCTTCTTTCTCTTTATCGCCGTTATTAGCCTATTGAAGGTCGACACCAATGCCAACAGGGATTACCTGCAGATAGTCTTTGGTGTGAGTGGCGCCGTTTTTGTTATTTCCTATCTTCGCATCGCCATCAAAAAGTTTAACTATGACGATCTAAAACTGGCTTACATCAATCTGTTTTTTATCTTATTTGCTTGGCTACTGCTAATGCTGGGTTTAATTGCGGTTGGTGATGAGTTTTGGCCATATGTCGATTTTATTGCTTTTACCTTGTTGATCTCCCTACTGACCTGTTTCTATCCCAATAGCCGATTTTTCTACAGTGGCTTACTATTTATCTGCTTGTCCATGGTTACCATGCACCTCTATATTCGAAATGAAGATATCTTGATGTTTCTTGGGAGCTACCTGATCGTAAGCTTTGTGCTAAATTGTTGTCGAGTTTCGTTCGCCCAACATTTTTACGATGGATTAGCTAGCCAACATGAGAATACATTACTGCTGTCAAAGTTAGAGAATCTAGCTATGCGAGATGGCCTGACTGGGATCAATAATCGCAAATATCTCGATGACAGGCTCAATATTGAGATTAAGCGGGCTAAACGGTGTGGTAAGCCTTTGAGCATGATCTTATTGGATGTGGATCATTTTAAACGTTATAACCAGAGTGTAGGCCATCAAGCTGGAGATCTGTGCTTAATTGATATTGCTAACCTTATACAGGGCTGCATTCAACGGCCCGATGATATGCTTGCCAGATACGGTGGTGAAGAGTTTGCGATATTGCTACCGGACACAGGATTAGAGTCGGCGGTTAGAATTGCTAAAAAAGTACAAACAAAACTCAAAGAGGCTAAAATATTGCATCCAGACTCCCCCTTAAGTGGGTGGACGACGCTGTCGCAGGGGATCACAGTGTGGGAGCAAGGGATGAGTGCCAATATTTTTTTAAAGCAGGTTGATAAGGCACTCTCTGATGCTAAACTTGCTGGGCGAAACTGTTACGTTGTCTACTCTTGA
- a CDS encoding autotransporter assembly complex protein TamA, protein MHIRTLASWPFSLILIISLLCPLSAQAEDWLKLDISGVSGELDRNIKAHLGQLPNSNVQRRAFIFNAEDNTSAALHSLGYYHGKVEQKVLSPKKGAWTLSLIVTPGAPTLIEWVDIDLDGEILNDPIISDWLNGLSIKPGDTLNHGVYEQVKSQLVTLALARGYFDGKYIKSAITINRDLNTARITLHYDSGQRYRIGTVNFEGQTLNDDLMNGLVPFKTDSPYSTANLGALNRELLNTGYFSNIKVLPQVDKAVDLNVPIKVELSPRPSHSIELGLGVDIGNTTEKEFEPRVRVTWRTPQINRYGHSQETSLEWAPDKPKFLSTYTIPLTHPLNDQLKIRVGMLRDKYGVTQVFDPEDNTFRNTGELEGNKRLFGIIRQQKLESQWLFSYSVEAIREYYTQSEIDYDPTFVLFGSSISKTIRGDSSLDPKSGFFQHYSIEYADPSLGSTVRLARLQTKYKWIDTFFEKHRIVSRLDLGVNLAADEDLPFIPPSLRYFAGGDQSIRGYSYQELGPYFEYTSSDDKLIRQVIGGRYLMVGSLEYQYYLTPSWRVATFVDAGNAFDVDQIDPIISVGGGIHWITPIGPIKLDVGVGLKGTETDTVSRPWRIHLTMGSEL, encoded by the coding sequence TTGCATATACGTACATTAGCATCATGGCCATTTAGCCTTATCTTAATCATCAGTTTACTGTGCCCTCTCTCAGCACAGGCAGAAGATTGGCTTAAATTAGACATTAGTGGCGTTTCAGGGGAATTAGATAGAAATATCAAAGCTCACTTAGGCCAATTACCAAACTCAAACGTGCAGCGGCGTGCCTTTATCTTTAACGCAGAGGATAACACCTCGGCCGCACTTCACTCCCTCGGTTACTACCATGGCAAAGTGGAACAGAAAGTATTATCACCCAAGAAGGGAGCCTGGACATTAAGCCTTATTGTAACGCCTGGGGCTCCCACATTAATCGAATGGGTAGATATTGATCTCGATGGAGAGATCCTCAATGACCCTATCATTAGCGATTGGCTCAATGGACTGAGCATTAAGCCGGGTGATACCCTTAATCACGGTGTTTATGAACAGGTAAAATCTCAGCTTGTCACGCTGGCACTCGCCCGTGGTTACTTTGATGGTAAATACATAAAATCGGCTATCACAATCAATCGCGATCTCAACACCGCTCGTATCACGCTCCACTATGACTCTGGTCAACGTTACCGTATCGGTACGGTCAACTTCGAGGGACAGACACTCAATGATGATCTGATGAATGGTTTAGTGCCGTTCAAGACTGACAGTCCATACAGTACAGCAAACCTTGGAGCACTAAATAGAGAGCTGCTGAACACTGGGTACTTCTCCAACATTAAAGTGCTCCCTCAGGTGGATAAAGCAGTCGACTTGAATGTTCCGATTAAAGTTGAGCTCTCTCCCAGACCAAGCCACTCAATAGAGCTCGGTTTAGGTGTCGATATCGGTAACACCACAGAGAAGGAGTTCGAACCTAGAGTCAGAGTCACCTGGCGAACCCCGCAGATAAACCGTTACGGACATTCTCAGGAGACCAGCTTAGAGTGGGCTCCCGATAAACCTAAATTTTTAAGCACCTACACCATACCGCTTACTCACCCTCTCAATGATCAATTAAAAATAAGAGTGGGGATGTTAAGGGATAAATACGGTGTCACTCAGGTCTTTGACCCTGAAGATAACACCTTTAGGAATACTGGGGAGCTTGAGGGTAATAAACGTCTATTCGGGATCATTCGCCAACAAAAACTAGAGAGCCAATGGTTATTTAGCTACTCAGTTGAGGCGATCCGTGAGTATTACACTCAATCTGAAATCGACTACGATCCCACCTTTGTCCTGTTTGGCAGTAGCATCTCCAAGACCATACGAGGAGACAGCAGTTTAGATCCTAAATCAGGTTTCTTTCAGCACTACAGCATTGAATATGCCGATCCGTCATTAGGCTCTACGGTGCGCCTTGCTCGGCTCCAAACTAAATATAAGTGGATCGATACTTTCTTCGAAAAACACAGAATCGTATCTAGACTCGATTTAGGAGTCAATTTGGCAGCTGATGAAGATCTGCCATTTATCCCCCCTTCACTGCGCTACTTTGCCGGTGGCGATCAGAGTATCCGTGGTTATAGTTATCAAGAGCTAGGGCCCTATTTTGAATACACCAGCAGTGACGATAAGCTAATAAGGCAGGTGATCGGTGGACGCTACCTAATGGTAGGCAGTCTAGAGTATCAGTATTATCTGACTCCATCTTGGCGTGTGGCAACTTTTGTCGATGCAGGTAATGCCTTCGATGTGGATCAAATTGATCCTATTATCTCTGTTGGTGGAGGTATTCACTGGATCACCCCTATCGGTCCCATCAAGCTTGATGTCGGTGTCGGCCTTAAAGGGACTGAAACTGACACAGTTTCACGCCCATGGCGTATCCACTTAACCATGGGGTCAGAGTTATGA
- a CDS encoding chaperone NapD codes for MSNELHVTSLVLQVQPDHMTAVRERIIEMNNAELSVNNEVKLVVVLEGDSQKSLMTDIETINAIPGVLSAAMVYHQSEVLEEGEK; via the coding sequence ATGAGCAATGAACTTCACGTAACAAGCCTGGTACTACAGGTTCAACCTGATCATATGACAGCCGTAAGAGAGCGCATTATTGAGATGAATAATGCTGAACTGTCGGTCAACAACGAGGTGAAGCTGGTTGTTGTACTTGAAGGTGACTCTCAGAAATCATTGATGACAGATATTGAAACCATTAATGCCATTCCTGGTGTGTTATCAGCTGCCATGGTGTATCACCAAAGTGAAGTGCTTGAAGAGGGCGAAAAATGA